Sequence from the Pedobacter sp. D749 genome:
GCAGATAAATTTGATGTCTTTATAAACGGATCAGTTCAGCCTGTACTTTCGGCATCAGATAATCAATACCAATCGGGGAGTATAGGATTAAGAACATATAACGCTTTGGCAAGCTTCGATTCGGTAAAAATTAACACCTTTTAACATCAACTGCGGGCGATGTAAAACTTACGGCAAGGAATTTGCTAATGCAGTGGTAACAAATAAAGTAATATTATGAAATTATACAAATCAATTCCCATAATGCTCTTTACGCTTGCACTTGCTGCAGGTTGTGTAAGCAATAAAAAGTATGCTGAACTTCAGGACACCTATGCCAAGTTAAGAGATAGGAATCAGGAACTTAGTAATAAATACCAGGATAGCCAGCGTGAACTTAGCGGAAGCACCAGTAGGGTTAAAAGTTTAGAAGAGCAGATCGCATCAGAAAAAGCCAATGTAACGGCACTGCAAGATGCTTTAAACAAATGTTTAAATTCGAGTAACCAGGGAAATGTTAACATTTCAAAATTGGTTGATGAGATTAATAGTTCAAACAAATACATCAAACAATTAGTGAATGCTAAAAACAAAAGTGACTCACTTAATATGGTGTTAACTAATAACTTAACAAGGTCATTAAGTCGTGAAGAGTTGGGTGATGTTGATGTTCAGGTACTTAAAGGCGTGGTATACATCTCTTTAGCTGATAACATGTTATATAAATCAGGTAGCTATGAAGTTTCTGATAAAGCTGGCGAAACTTTAAGCAAAATTGCCAAAATTATTAAAGATTACGATACCTATGATGTACTGATAGAAGGTAACACCGATAATGTACCAATTGTTCAAACAAACATCCGTAACAACTGGGATTTAAGTGCCTTACGTGCTTCATCAGTAGTGCAGGTATTACAAACCAAGTATGCCGTCGACCCTAAGCGTTTAACAGCTGGTGGACGTGGAGAGTTTAATCCAATTGCTGATAATAATACTCCAGGTGGAAAAGCAAAAAACAGGCGTACACAGATTATCATAACACCTAAACTAGATCAGTTTATGGATCTGATCGGAAAAGCGCCTGAGCAATCTCAAAAATAAAAGGTTATTATGATTAAGCATAAGAAGGGTTGGAGTTAATTTTCCAACCCTTTTTATTTGCAATGCTTTCCTTTTGATATTTAAATGAAATATATCCTGATAACCAGACTTCTATGACTGTTCTAATCATTAATAAAGGTATATTTGTTTATATCAGTAATACTATCACTTCTTTCTCTCGCTGATGTACCATTATAGTATTCGCCAATCTTATTTAGGTGAGTATTCCTTACTCCAGCCACCGAATTGTTTAAGCAATGATGATTGGTCTTAGCTAACAGTAAACATTTATTTTTATGAGTAGAGACAAAAAGAAAGAGGCCAGTCTAAATAAAAAGGCACCCTCAGATTATCAATCGGGAAAAGGTAAAACAGCAAAAACAGAAATTGATCCTTTCGCCAAAAAACCGGGTAAAAATGGCAAATAACGATCAAAAAGCTCAGGTCAAAGTTTTTTTGTATGAATTGAACAATACCAGGCACGAATATGGTTTTTCGGCAGACGAAGAGTGGACATTGGATTTAGCTACAGATAGTCAGCGAAAGGTTCTCGAGCATAAATATTACCCCATGTTATCTTTAACTGTTGTACCAGAAAACATTATCGGGATGCTTGATCTTTTGGAAGATAAACTTGGAAATGCAGTTGGCCATATTAAAGATAGCCTCAGCCGTAAAAAGATTTCAAAAGAATCAACACATCTTTTGGCTTATTGTATAGCGAGATTAAAACATTAAAACACGGAATTGCCTATTTGCTTGCATTAATTCGTTTTAGTAATAAATATTGTATCAATCCCTACACTTAATTTTTCAAAAAAAATCTTTTATGTATCTTTTATGATACGTAAATTGACTATAATTGTTCATTATTTATAAAAATAAATTCTGCAATGGGAGTGAATAGGAAGGGAGACGTTATCCAGATTGACTTTGAAAATGGGCATGGGATCATTATTGATGAAAATGGCCAGGATATCCATTTTCAATTAGATGACGTGTCTGATCGAATTAATATAAACTCGAAAATAGTTTTTGAAATTGAATTACACGAGCGTGGCTTGGTGGCGGTTAACGTTAAATTAGCAATGGAAGAGATAAAAGTTTAATTCCACACCGACTGAATAGATATTCAGGGCATCAAATGGTCATTTGGGATGGGCAAGCTGAAATAAAATGTAGAACCTTGCCCCAACTTGCTTTCTGCCCAGATTTTTCCCCCATGCCTTTGAATTATTTCGGCACAAATGTACAAGCCAACTCCAAATCCTGCAATTGTTTTGGTATCAGAACTTTCTACACGGTAAAAGCGGTCAAAAAGTTTGGGTATATTATCTTCCTTAATGCCTATACCCTCGTCTTCTACACTAACAACCAGATAACCCTTTTGTATATCGCATTTTATTGCAATTAAAGATTCTTTTTTCGAGTATTTCGCTGCGTTGCCAATCAGGTTATTAACAACATTGCCAATTTTGTCCATGTCAGCATGTAGCATCATTTCTTCAGGACCAATTACCTGGATAAAATGGCTGGGTAAAACCATTCTGTTTTCTTCAGCAATAGTTTTAATCAAATCAACCAGATTAAAATTTGTTTTATTCAATAAAATTTTACCCGATTCTAATAAGGAGACATTTAAGAAACCATCAATCATTAATGACATTCTCTTTAACTGGACATTTATCTTATCC
This genomic interval carries:
- a CDS encoding OmpA family protein, giving the protein MKLYKSIPIMLFTLALAAGCVSNKKYAELQDTYAKLRDRNQELSNKYQDSQRELSGSTSRVKSLEEQIASEKANVTALQDALNKCLNSSNQGNVNISKLVDEINSSNKYIKQLVNAKNKSDSLNMVLTNNLTRSLSREELGDVDVQVLKGVVYISLADNMLYKSGSYEVSDKAGETLSKIAKIIKDYDTYDVLIEGNTDNVPIVQTNIRNNWDLSALRASSVVQVLQTKYAVDPKRLTAGGRGEFNPIADNNTPGGKAKNRRTQIIITPKLDQFMDLIGKAPEQSQK